AAGACCAACCAAATGTTTTTTTATTTTTAGAGTATATTATAGTTTCAATCAAAGAGAATTGATTATTTCTACAACAGGTTAATATTAACAAAAAATAATTGTTATTAAGTTTAATGAAATTAAAGCTATATAATTAATCAGTAACTAATCATAATTGAAATTTTCTACTATTATACTCCTTATTTTAGGGATTATGTTATGAATTCTGGTAAAATTGGTTGTAATAATATAATATCAAATTATCTGAATATTCAATCAAAATCCATGGAATATATCTTTAATCTTGAAAATACATAGGAATTCATAATTTCATTAATATAAAATTCTAGTTAGTATAGATAAATTGATTAATAGTTCAAAAAATAGTTAATGATAATATATTAAAACTGGGATCAAATGATAGGATGAAGATTGTTGCAGGTGTTGGGAAAAATAAAAAGGTTATTGAAGCAATTGAGAATGTGAATTTTGAAGTTTTACAAACAGAATCCGAGGAGGAACTTGTTAAACTACTTTTTAATGGTCATGCAGACGCAGCAATTAGGGGATCACTGAGTGCCTCGAAAATAATGATCAAATTGAGGGAAAAATATCCGAAAATAGCTAGAGCTTCTTATATAGATTTAAAAGGTCAGAAATTCCTTTTAGCACCAGTTGGTATAGATGAAGGTGATGATTTAAAACAAAAATTACTCATTGCCTGGGAAGGATCCCAATTCTTAACATCAATTGGTATAAAACCAAAATTAGGAATATTATCTGGTGGACGGCCCCAAGATTACGGTAGAAGCACGAAAATAGATGATTCATTGGAAGATGGAGAACTTTTAACTTCATTGATCAATAAAGAATCTATTGATGCTAAACATTACTTCATAATCATTGAGGATGCAATTAAAGAAGGTGCAAATTTAATTATTGCACCAGATGGAATATGTGGAAATTTAATATTCAGAACCCTAGTCCTTTTAGGTAATGGAAAAAGCCATGGGGCAGTAACATTGGGAATGAAAGAAATATATGTAGATACATCACGCTCACAAGATGTGGAAGGATACAAAAATGCCTTGAAATTTGCATATTATCTTGCAAATTTAAAGAAACAAATTTGACTGTTTAATTGAATTAAACAATAACAATAGGGTTTCATTAACTATAAATTATTTCTTACCATATCTATAAAAAAACTAAAATTACATTTATACTATTCAGTACAATATAAAATCTAAATAATAAATATCCAATTTAATTTGATGAGCATAATATTTTCAGAGGATATAAATGAAACAAAAGGAGTTGAAAATGTCAGTTTTAAAACCTGTTTATAAAGCTTATGAATGGTATATATCCAGAAATCTCACACGTGAAAACCTTCCAAAACATGTTGCAATAATAATGGATGGTAATAGAAGATTTTCAAAGATCCAAGGGAATATTGACACTATAGAAGGTCACAAAAGAGGAATAGGCACTCTTGAAAAATTCCTGGACTGGTGTGTTGATCTTGAAATAGAAATAGTTACTGTGTATGCTTTCTCAATTGAGAACTTTAATAGGCCTGAAAATGAAGTCAGGGGCCTCATGAATCTATTCAAAGAAAATTTCGAGGGAATAGCACAGAACGAAAAGATCCACAAAAATAAGGTTAGAATAAAGGCTGTTGGCAAAAGAGAACTTCTTCCTGAAGATGTGAGAAAGGCAATTGAAATAGCAGAAGAATCAACAGCTTCCTACGATAAAAGGCTCGTTAATATAGCAATAGGATATGATGGCCGTTTAGAAATAGTGGACGCTATAAAACAGATTGTTAAGGAAGTAGAAGATGGTAAAGTGTCTATAGAAGATATAGACGAGAGAATAGTCAATGAAAATTTATACACAGCAGGTCTTGAAGATCCAAACCTGATTATAAGAACTAGTGGAGAAGAAAGATTAAGTGGGTTCTTGTTATGGCAGTCATCGTACTCTGAACTTTATTTCTGTG
This Methanobacterium spitsbergense DNA region includes the following protein-coding sequences:
- the mtxX gene encoding methanogenesis marker protein Mmp4/MtxX; protein product: MKIVAGVGKNKKVIEAIENVNFEVLQTESEEELVKLLFNGHADAAIRGSLSASKIMIKLREKYPKIARASYIDLKGQKFLLAPVGIDEGDDLKQKLLIAWEGSQFLTSIGIKPKLGILSGGRPQDYGRSTKIDDSLEDGELLTSLINKESIDAKHYFIIIEDAIKEGANLIIAPDGICGNLIFRTLVLLGNGKSHGAVTLGMKEIYVDTSRSQDVEGYKNALKFAYYLANLKKQI
- the uppS gene encoding polyprenyl diphosphate synthase, which codes for MSVLKPVYKAYEWYISRNLTRENLPKHVAIIMDGNRRFSKIQGNIDTIEGHKRGIGTLEKFLDWCVDLEIEIVTVYAFSIENFNRPENEVRGLMNLFKENFEGIAQNEKIHKNKVRIKAVGKRELLPEDVRKAIEIAEESTASYDKRLVNIAIGYDGRLEIVDAIKQIVKEVEDGKVSIEDIDERIVNENLYTAGLEDPNLIIRTSGEERLSGFLLWQSSYSELYFCDSLWPELRKVDFLRALRSYQQRERRFGI